The following are encoded in a window of Megalopta genalis isolate 19385.01 chromosome 6, iyMegGena1_principal, whole genome shotgun sequence genomic DNA:
- the nAChRbeta2 gene encoding nicotinic acetylcholine receptor beta2 isoform X1: MRICVLGIFLNYISIVYGAAGMKTFEANPDTKRLYDDLLSNYNRLIRPVINNTETLTVWLGLKLSQLIEMNLKNQVMTTNVWVEQKWFDYKLQWDPEEYGGVEMLYVPSENIWLPDIVLYNNADGNYEVTLMTKATLKYTGEVSWKPPAIYKSSCEINVEYFPFDEQSCIMKFGSWTYNGAQVDLKHMKQIQGNNMVESGIDLSDFYLSVEWDILEVPASRNEEYYPCCTEPYSDITFNITMRRKTLFYTVNLIIPCVGITFLTVLVFYLPSDSGEKVSLCSSILLSLTVFFLLLAEIIPPTSLAIPLLGKYLLFTMILVTLSIWITVCVLNVHFRSPSTHNMSDWVRQVFLNWMPRMLMMRRTPYSTPEYDDTYMDSGYTNEIDFSVSDYPLELKGSPDGFESVTSQLKNIREDDARHFPHASVTDSENTMPRHLSPDVISALKGVRFIAQHIKDADKDNEVIEDWKFVAMVLDRLFLWVFTLACIGGTLGIIFQAPSLYDTREPVDQQLTGISFRKYMYPNLEEIPSKATESPITNNY, encoded by the exons ATGCGAATATGTGTGCTCGGGATATTTCTAAATTATATTAGCATCGTGTACG GTGCCGCGGGAATGAAAACTTTCGAGGCAAATCCTGACACGAAGAGGCTTTACGATGACTTGCTGTCTAATTATAACAGACTCATCCGCCCAGTCATCAATAACACCGAAACGTTGACGGTTTGGCTCGGCCTAAAATTGTCACAGTTAATAGAAATG AACTTGAAGAATCAGGTGATGACCACGAATGTCTGGGTGGAACAG AAATGGTTTGATTATAAATTGCAATGGGATCCAGAGGAGTACGGTGGCGTGGAGATGCTTTACGTGCCTTCCGAAAATATTTGGCTGCCAGATATCGTCTTATACAATAA CGCCGATGGCAACTACGAAGTAACGCTGATGACTAAGGCGACGCTGAAGTACACAGGCGAAGTGTCTTGGAAGCCTCCAGCGATTTATAAGTCATCCTGCGAGATCAATGTGGAATACTTTCCCTTCGACGAGCAATCATGCATCATGAAATTCGGTTCATGGACGTACAACGGCGCTCAG GTAGATCTGAAGCACATGAAGCAGATACAAGGCAACAATATGGTAGAGTCAGGCATCGACTTGAGCGACTTCTACTTGTCTGTAGAATGGGACATTCTCGAAGTTCCAGCCTCCAGAAACGAAGAGTATTATCCGTGCTGCACAGAACCATATTCTG ATATCACATTTAACATCACGATGCGGAGGAAGACGTTGTTCTACACGGTCAACTTGATCATCCCCTGTGTGGGCATCACTTTTCTCACTGTCCTCGTTTTTTACCTGCCGAGCGACTCAGGCGAAAAA GTCTCACTGTGTTCCTCGATTCTGCTCTCGCTTACGGTGTTCTTTTTACTACTAGCCGAAATTATACCGCCGACATCGCTGGCCATACCACTTTTAGGGAAATACTTGCTGTTCACCATGATCTTGGTCACTCTATCGATATGGATCACCGTATGCGTTCTAAACGTCCACTTCCG ATCTCCATCCACGCACAACATGTCTGACTGGGTTAGACAAGTATTTCTAAATTGGATGCCTCGGATGCTGATGATGCGTCGGACACCATATTCAACCCCTGAATACGATGACACTTACATGGACAGCGGCTATACTAACGAAATAGATTTTAG CGTTAGCGATTATCCGCTGGAATTGAAAGGAAGTCCGGACGGGTTCGAGAGCGTCACCTCGCAGTTAAAAAATATTCGAGAGGACGACGCCCGACACTTTCCGCATGCATCAG TTACTGACAGTGAGAATACTATGCCAAGACACTTGTCTCCGGACGTCATATCAGCCCTGAAGGGTGTGCGTTTTATTGCTCAACATATAAAAGATGCGGACAAGGACAACGAA GTGATAGAAGATTGGAAATTCGTAGCAATGGTGTTGGATAGATTGTTTCTTTGGGTTTTTACTTTAGCATGTATCGGAGGAACCCTCGGTATAATATTCCAGGCACCTAGTCTATATGATACAAGAGAACCCGTGGACCAACAACTCACTGGAATATCATTTCGCAAATATATGTATCCAAATTTAGAAGAAATCCCGTCGAAAGCAACCGAAAGTCCAATAACAAACAATTATTAA
- the nAChRbeta2 gene encoding nicotinic acetylcholine receptor beta2 isoform X2, which yields MKTFEANPDTKRLYDDLLSNYNRLIRPVINNTETLTVWLGLKLSQLIEMNLKNQVMTTNVWVEQKWFDYKLQWDPEEYGGVEMLYVPSENIWLPDIVLYNNADGNYEVTLMTKATLKYTGEVSWKPPAIYKSSCEINVEYFPFDEQSCIMKFGSWTYNGAQVDLKHMKQIQGNNMVESGIDLSDFYLSVEWDILEVPASRNEEYYPCCTEPYSDITFNITMRRKTLFYTVNLIIPCVGITFLTVLVFYLPSDSGEKVSLCSSILLSLTVFFLLLAEIIPPTSLAIPLLGKYLLFTMILVTLSIWITVCVLNVHFRSPSTHNMSDWVRQVFLNWMPRMLMMRRTPYSTPEYDDTYMDSGYTNEIDFSVSDYPLELKGSPDGFESVTSQLKNIREDDARHFPHASVTDSENTMPRHLSPDVISALKGVRFIAQHIKDADKDNEVIEDWKFVAMVLDRLFLWVFTLACIGGTLGIIFQAPSLYDTREPVDQQLTGISFRKYMYPNLEEIPSKATESPITNNY from the exons ATGAAAACTTTCGAGGCAAATCCTGACACGAAGAGGCTTTACGATGACTTGCTGTCTAATTATAACAGACTCATCCGCCCAGTCATCAATAACACCGAAACGTTGACGGTTTGGCTCGGCCTAAAATTGTCACAGTTAATAGAAATG AACTTGAAGAATCAGGTGATGACCACGAATGTCTGGGTGGAACAG AAATGGTTTGATTATAAATTGCAATGGGATCCAGAGGAGTACGGTGGCGTGGAGATGCTTTACGTGCCTTCCGAAAATATTTGGCTGCCAGATATCGTCTTATACAATAA CGCCGATGGCAACTACGAAGTAACGCTGATGACTAAGGCGACGCTGAAGTACACAGGCGAAGTGTCTTGGAAGCCTCCAGCGATTTATAAGTCATCCTGCGAGATCAATGTGGAATACTTTCCCTTCGACGAGCAATCATGCATCATGAAATTCGGTTCATGGACGTACAACGGCGCTCAG GTAGATCTGAAGCACATGAAGCAGATACAAGGCAACAATATGGTAGAGTCAGGCATCGACTTGAGCGACTTCTACTTGTCTGTAGAATGGGACATTCTCGAAGTTCCAGCCTCCAGAAACGAAGAGTATTATCCGTGCTGCACAGAACCATATTCTG ATATCACATTTAACATCACGATGCGGAGGAAGACGTTGTTCTACACGGTCAACTTGATCATCCCCTGTGTGGGCATCACTTTTCTCACTGTCCTCGTTTTTTACCTGCCGAGCGACTCAGGCGAAAAA GTCTCACTGTGTTCCTCGATTCTGCTCTCGCTTACGGTGTTCTTTTTACTACTAGCCGAAATTATACCGCCGACATCGCTGGCCATACCACTTTTAGGGAAATACTTGCTGTTCACCATGATCTTGGTCACTCTATCGATATGGATCACCGTATGCGTTCTAAACGTCCACTTCCG ATCTCCATCCACGCACAACATGTCTGACTGGGTTAGACAAGTATTTCTAAATTGGATGCCTCGGATGCTGATGATGCGTCGGACACCATATTCAACCCCTGAATACGATGACACTTACATGGACAGCGGCTATACTAACGAAATAGATTTTAG CGTTAGCGATTATCCGCTGGAATTGAAAGGAAGTCCGGACGGGTTCGAGAGCGTCACCTCGCAGTTAAAAAATATTCGAGAGGACGACGCCCGACACTTTCCGCATGCATCAG TTACTGACAGTGAGAATACTATGCCAAGACACTTGTCTCCGGACGTCATATCAGCCCTGAAGGGTGTGCGTTTTATTGCTCAACATATAAAAGATGCGGACAAGGACAACGAA GTGATAGAAGATTGGAAATTCGTAGCAATGGTGTTGGATAGATTGTTTCTTTGGGTTTTTACTTTAGCATGTATCGGAGGAACCCTCGGTATAATATTCCAGGCACCTAGTCTATATGATACAAGAGAACCCGTGGACCAACAACTCACTGGAATATCATTTCGCAAATATATGTATCCAAATTTAGAAGAAATCCCGTCGAAAGCAACCGAAAGTCCAATAACAAACAATTATTAA